The sequence AGATCGAGCGCGAGGCCGAGGCGCGCGGCGCCTCGCTGCGCAACTTCGGGCAGATCTGGGTCAGTGGCCGCGCGGGCGGAGAAGAGCTGGAAACCGCACTGCGGGCGCGGGAGCTGTGGGAAGGCATCGGCGCCCGGGTGCCGAAGCTGGGCTTCAGGGCCAACGGATCCCTCACCCCCGTCCGCGGCCCGCTCGAGCTGGCCGTCGCCGAGACCGCCGTGGCCCGCGCGGACGCCGCCGCCCGCGGCTACAAGCTCCTCACCCCGGCCGAGGCCCGCGCCCTCAACCCCGCCCTGCGCGGGGACTTCACCGCCGCCCTGTACTGCGGGCGGGACGCCGCGGTCGAGCCCCGCACCGCCCAACTCGCCCTGCGCGCCGAACTGTTGAAGTCCCCGGACTACACCTTCCTGCCGGGACGGGAGGTGCGCGAGGTGGTCGGTGCCGGGACCGTCCGGGACGACCACGGGGACGTTCACCACGCCGACGCCGTCGTCCTGTGCACCGGCGCCTGGCTCGGCGGCCTGGTCCGCGAGCTGGCCGGGCCCGACCTGCCCGTGCGCCGCGTCCGCCTGCAGATGATGCAGACCGACCCGCTGGGCGAGCCGCTGCCGACCTCCGTCGCCGACGCCGACAGCTTCCGCTACTACCCGGCCTACGCCTCCCCGGCGCTGGACGCGCTCAACGCGGGCCAGGCTCAAGCGCAGACCGCCGCCGAGCACAAGATGCAGCTGCTCATGGTGCAGCGCGCCGACGGCGGCCTGACCATCGGCGACACCCACGAGTACGAGCACCCCTTCGCCTTCGACACCCTCGAGGACCCCTACGACCACCTCACTGGGGTCGTCGAGTCCCTCCTCGGCCGGCCGCTGCCGAAGATCCGCCGCCGCTGGGCCGGCGTGTACGCGCAGTGCACGGACCCGGGCCGGGTCGTCCACCGCCGGCCGGTGAGCGACGGGGTGTGGCTGGTCACCGGGCCCGGCGGGCGCGGCATGACCTGCTCTCCGGCGATAGCCGAACAGACCGCGAACGAACTGGACTGGTGAGAGAGTTGACCACCGACATCCGCGATATCTGCGACATCCGTCTCGTCGTCCTCGACATGGCGGGTACGACCGTCGCCGACGGCGGCCTGGTCGAGCGCGCCTTCGCCGCGGCCGCCGCCGAGCTGGGCGTCGAACCCGGCTCGGCCGAGCACGCCGGGCACCTCGCGTACGTCCGCGCCACCATGGGCGAGTCCAAGATCTCCGTCTTCCGGCACCTGTTCGGCGACGAGCAGCGCGCCCAGCGCGCCAACACCGCCTTCGAGAAGGCGTACGGCGATCTGGTCGGCGCCGGTCTGGTCGCGCCCGTCCCCGGGGCCCGCGAGGCCATCGGGGAGCTGACCGGCAGCGGTCGCACCGTCGTCCTGACCACCGGCTTCGCCCGGGTCACCCAGGACGCCATCCTCGACGCCCTCGGCTGGCGGGACCTCGCCGCGCGCACCCTGTGCCCGGCCGACGCCGGCGGGCGCGGGCGGCCGTACCCGGACATGGTCCTGGAGGCCTTCGTCCGCACCAAGGCCGCCGAGGACGTGCGGCAGGTCGCCGTCGTCGGGGACACCTCGTACGACGTGCTCAGCGGCGTACGCGCCGGGGCCGGGCTGGTCGCGGGCGTACGCACCGGGGCCCACGGGGACGAGGAGTTCCGCGCCGCCGGTGCCACCCACGTCCTCGACTCCGTCGCCGACCTGCCCGCCCTGCTCTCGGGAGCGCGCTGAGATGGGCATCCGCTTCGACTCCGTCACCGTCGCCTACGACCGCAACATCGTGCTCGACTCGCTCGACCTGACCGTCGAGCCGGGAGAGGTCATGGCGCTGCTCGGGCCGTCCGGCTCCGGCAAGACCACCGCGCTGCGGGCGGTCGCCGGGTTCGTGCGGCCCGTGTCCGGGCGGGTGCTCCTCGGCGGCAGGGATGTGACGGACCTGCCGCCGTACCGGCGGGGCATCGGCATGGTCGTGCAGCAGTACGCGCTCTTCCCGCACATGCGGGTCGACGAGAACGTGGCCTTCGGCCTGCGGGCCCGCAAAACCCCCAAGGGCGAGATACGGCAGCGGGTCGCCGAGGCGCTGGAGATGACCGGCATGGCCGCCTACGCCCGCCGCCACCCGCGTGAGCTGTCCGGCGGCCAGCAGCAGCGCGTCGCCGTCGCCCGCGCGCTCGCCATCCGGCCCGGCGTACTCCTGCTGGACGAGCCGCTGTCCGCGCTGGACGCCCGGCTGCGCTCCGGGATGCTCGCCGAACTCGCCAGGCTGCACCGGGAGTTGCCCGACGTGTCGATGCTGTACGTCACCCACGACCAGGTCGAGGCGCTGACGCTGGCCGACCGGATCGCGGTGATGGACAGGGCGAGGCTCCAGGCCTGCGGCACGCCGAGAGAGCTGTACCACTCACCGGCGAACGAGTTCACCGCCTCCTTCGTGGGCGGCGCGAACCTGATACCGGTGACCGTGGGAGCCAAGGGAGTCTCCTTCGCGGGAACGGAGCTGAAGGTCACCACGGACGGGGCGGTCACGGGGGCACGGGCCACGCTGTGCGTACGGCCGCATCTCGTCGCACTGGGCCAGGGTCCCAACCAACTCGCCGGTGTCGTACGGGAGATCCAGTGGCGCGGCGCCACCCACCGGCTGTACGTCGAGGTCGGCGGGCACACGGTCATGGCGGACCTCCGTGAACTGAGGAACCCGCCCGGCCTCGGGGACCCAGTGGCCCTGCACTTCGCGACCGAGGACGCGGTGCTGCTGCCCGCCGGAGTCACCCATGAATAGGCGCCTGCTGTGGGCCCTGCCCCCGACGGCCCTCCTGGCCCTCTTCTTCCTCTACCCCCTCGCCCTCGTCGTCCAGCAGTCCTTCCAGCCCGACACCGGCGGCACCTCCCTGAAGCCGTATGCCGACGTCTTCGCCTCCGAAGGCTTCCGGCACGCGCTGTGGACCACCGTCTGGCTGGCGCTCGCCTCGACCGCCGGATGCCTGGTGCTCGGCTTCGCGCTGGCGCTGGTCATCGCGTTCGTTCCGTTCCCGGGAGCGAAGGCGGTGGCGCGGTTCATCGACGTGTACCTGTCCTTCCCGTCCTTCCTCATCACGCTGGCACTGCTGTTCATCTACGGCAGCACCGGCATCATCGGGTCCTTCCAGTTCCTCACCACGCCCTGGGGCGTGCTGCTGGCCGAGGTCACCTACTTCACGCCGTTCGTGATGCGGCCGCTGCTCGCCGCCTTCTCGCAGCTGGACACCGCGCAGCTGGAGGCGGCCAGCTCCCTGGGCGCGCGGGCGCCGCGGATCGTACGGCGGGTGATCCTGCCCGAGGCGCTGCCCGCGCTCGCGGCCGGCGGCAGCCTCGTCCTGGTGCTCTGTCTCAACGAGTTCGGCATCGTGCTGTTCACCGGCGCGAAGGGGGTCACCACCCTGCCGGTGCTCGTCTACAGCAAGGCGATCCTGGAGTCCGACTATCCGGGCGCGTGTGTGGTCGCCGTCGTCAACGTCCTGATCTCCGTGGGCCTCTACAGCCTCTACCGGGTGGTGAGCCGTCGTGCTGGTGCATAGCCGCGGGGCCAGGCGGGCCGTGTGGGCGGTGTTCCTCGTCCTCTTCCTGCCACTGTTCGCCCTGCCCCTCCTCGTCGTCCTCGGCGCCTCCTTCGCCACCCACTGGTCCGGCGTCCTGCCCTCGGGCCCGACCGCCGCCAACTACCGTGCCGCCACCCGAGGCGAGGCCCTCCAGGCGCTCACCACCAGCCTGCTCACGGCCACCGCCGCCAGCCTGCTCGCGCTGACCGCCGGCACCTGGGCCGCGCTGGCCGCCGCCGCCCTGAAGAAGCGGTACCGGCGGATCATGGACGCCCTCTTCGTGCTGCCGGTCGCCGTACCGTCGGTCGTGGTCGGACTCTCCGTCCTGGTCGCCTTCTCCAAGCCGCCCATGCTGCTCAACGGCACCCGGTGGATCGTGATCCTCGCGCACACCGTGCTGGTCACGGCCTTCGCCCACCAGTCCGTGTCGGCGGCGATCACCCGCCTCGACCCGGCCTGCGAACAGGCCGCCGCCTCCCTCGGCGCCCGGCCGTCGTACGTGCTGTGGCGGGTCCGGCTGCCGTTGCTGCTGCCCTCCCTCACCGCCGCCGCCGGCCTCTGCTTCGCCCTGTCCATGGGCGAGCTGAGCGCCACGATGATGCTCTACCCGCCGGACTGGACCCCGCTGCCCGTCCTGATCTACGCGGCCACCGACCGCGGCGCCCTGTTCACCGGCTCCGCCGTCGCCGTGGTGCTGATGGCCGCGACCCTGCTCGTCCTGTTCGCCGTCTCCCGGGTCCGCAACCGGGCGTCGTACCGCTGACCCCACCCCCCTCCTCACATCCCGTACGAACGCCAGGAGTTGGCCTCGCCATGCCCAGAAACCGCAGCACGCTCGCCGTAGCCCTCGCCCTGCTCGCCACCCCCGCACTGTCCGCCTGCGGCTCCTCCGCCGCCTCCGACGCCAAGGAAGTCACCGTCTACAGCGCCGACGGCCTGAAGGGCGAGAACGGCGACGGCTGGTACGACAAGGTCTTCGCCGCCTTCACCCGGCAGACCGGCATCAAGGTCAAGTACGTCGAGGGCGGCTCCGGCGAGATGGTGCAGCGCGCCGTCCGTGAGCGGAGCAACCCGCAGGCCGACGTGCTGGTCACCCTGCCGCCGTTCATCCAGGAGGCCGACGCCAAGGGCCTGCTGCAGAAGTACGAGGTGAAGGACGCCGACCAGGTCGGCGGCGCCGACAAGGCCACGGACGGCACCTGGATCTCCGTCGTCGGCAACTACTTCGGCTTCGTCTACAACAAGAAGGAGCTGAAGCAGGCGCCCAGGACCTGGGACGAGCTGCTCGACGCGAAGTACAAGAACAAGCTCCAGTACTCCACGCCCGGCGTCGCCGGCGACGGCACCGCCGTGCTCATCAAGGCCATCCACGACTTCGGCGGCAAGGACCAGGGCCTCGCCTACCTGAAGAAGCTCCAGGCCAACAACGTCGGCCCGTCCGCCTCCACCGGCAAGCTCGCGCCCAAGGTCGACAAGGGCGAACTGCTCGTCGCCAACGGCGATGTGCAGATGAACTACGCCCAGTCCAAGACCATGCCGAACCTCGGCATCTGGTTCCCGGCCGGCAAGGACGGCAAGCCCACCACCTTCGCCCTGCCCTACGCGGCCGGCCTGGTCACCAAGGCCCCGCACAGCGCGAACGGCAAGAAGCTGCTCGACTTCATGCTCGCGCGGAAGCAGCAGCAGGAGGTCAGCTCGATCGGCGGCGGCTTCAGCGCCCGCCAGGACGTCAAGGCCACCGACGCGGACGCCGTCGCCCTGGCCAAGCTGATGGACGGCGTGGACTTCTTCGAGCCCGACTGGAACGACATCGACAAGAACCTGACGTCCTACGTCGAGGACTGGAAGTCGGCCACCGGCAGCTGACCTGGACCGGTCCGTGTCCGGCCGGGGTCAGGATCAGGCCGGTCTGATTAGGCTGGGGGCGTCGGTACGCCGTGGTTCCGGCGCCCCCAGCTTTCCCGCCCCTGCTTCCCCGCCCCGCTTTCTCGACCGTACGTACGCCAGGAGACGCACAACATGGCAGACCGCAAGCCGATCGAGTCGTGGCTCACCGACATGGACGGTGTCCTGATCCACGAGGGCGTTCCGATCCCCGGCGCCGACGCCTTCCTGAAGAAGCTGCGCGAGTCCGGGATGCCCTTCCTGGTACTCACCAACAACTCGATCTACACCGCCCGGGACCTGCACGCCCGGCTGCGCCGGATGGGCCTGGACGTGCCGGAGGAGAACATCTGGACCTCGGCCCTGGCCACCGCCCAGTTCCTGGACGACCAGCGGCCCGGCGGCAGCGCCTACGTCATCGGCGAGGCCGGGCTCACCACCGCGCTGCACGACATCGGCTACATCCTCACCGACCACGAGCCCGACTTCGTGATACTCGGCGAGACCCGCACCTACTCCTTCGAGGCCCTGACCAAGGCCGTCCGGCTGATCAACGGCGGCGCCCGGTTCATCGCGACCAACCCCGACAACGTCGGCCCCTCCACCGAGGGCGACCTGCCCGCCACCGGTTCCGTCGCCGCCCTGATCACCGCCGCGACCGGCAAGAGCCCGTACTTCGTCGGCAAGCCCAACCCGCTGATGATGCGGGCCGGCCTGAACGCCATCGGCGCCCACTCCGAGACCTCCGCG comes from Streptomyces sp. FXJ1.172 and encodes:
- a CDS encoding TIGR03364 family FAD-dependent oxidoreductase; protein product: MRVTVVGAGVVGTMHAWHAVQRGHQVVQIEREAEARGASLRNFGQIWVSGRAGGEELETALRARELWEGIGARVPKLGFRANGSLTPVRGPLELAVAETAVARADAAARGYKLLTPAEARALNPALRGDFTAALYCGRDAAVEPRTAQLALRAELLKSPDYTFLPGREVREVVGAGTVRDDHGDVHHADAVVLCTGAWLGGLVRELAGPDLPVRRVRLQMMQTDPLGEPLPTSVADADSFRYYPAYASPALDALNAGQAQAQTAAEHKMQLLMVQRADGGLTIGDTHEYEHPFAFDTLEDPYDHLTGVVESLLGRPLPKIRRRWAGVYAQCTDPGRVVHRRPVSDGVWLVTGPGGRGMTCSPAIAEQTANELDW
- a CDS encoding phosphonatase-like hydrolase; amino-acid sequence: MTTDIRDICDIRLVVLDMAGTTVADGGLVERAFAAAAAELGVEPGSAEHAGHLAYVRATMGESKISVFRHLFGDEQRAQRANTAFEKAYGDLVGAGLVAPVPGAREAIGELTGSGRTVVLTTGFARVTQDAILDALGWRDLAARTLCPADAGGRGRPYPDMVLEAFVRTKAAEDVRQVAVVGDTSYDVLSGVRAGAGLVAGVRTGAHGDEEFRAAGATHVLDSVADLPALLSGAR
- a CDS encoding ABC transporter ATP-binding protein, which produces MGIRFDSVTVAYDRNIVLDSLDLTVEPGEVMALLGPSGSGKTTALRAVAGFVRPVSGRVLLGGRDVTDLPPYRRGIGMVVQQYALFPHMRVDENVAFGLRARKTPKGEIRQRVAEALEMTGMAAYARRHPRELSGGQQQRVAVARALAIRPGVLLLDEPLSALDARLRSGMLAELARLHRELPDVSMLYVTHDQVEALTLADRIAVMDRARLQACGTPRELYHSPANEFTASFVGGANLIPVTVGAKGVSFAGTELKVTTDGAVTGARATLCVRPHLVALGQGPNQLAGVVREIQWRGATHRLYVEVGGHTVMADLRELRNPPGLGDPVALHFATEDAVLLPAGVTHE
- a CDS encoding 2-aminoethylphosphonate ABC transporter permease subunit — protein: MNRRLLWALPPTALLALFFLYPLALVVQQSFQPDTGGTSLKPYADVFASEGFRHALWTTVWLALASTAGCLVLGFALALVIAFVPFPGAKAVARFIDVYLSFPSFLITLALLFIYGSTGIIGSFQFLTTPWGVLLAEVTYFTPFVMRPLLAAFSQLDTAQLEAASSLGARAPRIVRRVILPEALPALAAGGSLVLVLCLNEFGIVLFTGAKGVTTLPVLVYSKAILESDYPGACVVAVVNVLISVGLYSLYRVVSRRAGA
- a CDS encoding ABC transporter permease yields the protein MLVHSRGARRAVWAVFLVLFLPLFALPLLVVLGASFATHWSGVLPSGPTAANYRAATRGEALQALTTSLLTATAASLLALTAGTWAALAAAALKKRYRRIMDALFVLPVAVPSVVVGLSVLVAFSKPPMLLNGTRWIVILAHTVLVTAFAHQSVSAAITRLDPACEQAAASLGARPSYVLWRVRLPLLLPSLTAAAGLCFALSMGELSATMMLYPPDWTPLPVLIYAATDRGALFTGSAVAVVLMAATLLVLFAVSRVRNRASYR
- a CDS encoding 2-aminoethylphosphonate ABC transporter substrate-binding protein, which translates into the protein MPRNRSTLAVALALLATPALSACGSSAASDAKEVTVYSADGLKGENGDGWYDKVFAAFTRQTGIKVKYVEGGSGEMVQRAVRERSNPQADVLVTLPPFIQEADAKGLLQKYEVKDADQVGGADKATDGTWISVVGNYFGFVYNKKELKQAPRTWDELLDAKYKNKLQYSTPGVAGDGTAVLIKAIHDFGGKDQGLAYLKKLQANNVGPSASTGKLAPKVDKGELLVANGDVQMNYAQSKTMPNLGIWFPAGKDGKPTTFALPYAAGLVTKAPHSANGKKLLDFMLARKQQQEVSSIGGGFSARQDVKATDADAVALAKLMDGVDFFEPDWNDIDKNLTSYVEDWKSATGS
- a CDS encoding HAD-IIA family hydrolase; this encodes MADRKPIESWLTDMDGVLIHEGVPIPGADAFLKKLRESGMPFLVLTNNSIYTARDLHARLRRMGLDVPEENIWTSALATAQFLDDQRPGGSAYVIGEAGLTTALHDIGYILTDHEPDFVILGETRTYSFEALTKAVRLINGGARFIATNPDNVGPSTEGDLPATGSVAALITAATGKSPYFVGKPNPLMMRAGLNAIGAHSETSAMIGDRMDTDVLAGLEAGMRTFLVLSGVTQPADVDRHPFRPSKVVDSIADLVDLI